A window of Tautonia plasticadhaerens contains these coding sequences:
- a CDS encoding methyl-accepting chemotaxis protein, with product MSNAPSPFEPDDRPQEPTGAEGGRPPSGPAGKPAQARRKDRTRRPRPEPEPDPLAVAEDAQERLDASDADTRAMVEALAAVVRAESAQEIMREALAAVREAYGWDVACFRKVDPKGESLVFAVEAGSTPPPMRKLVRERELRLGEGASGLAWRRSEAVFIEDLLADRQAASDRQARDAGLRGMAALPVSCEGELAGIMEFASAEPIEFGPLRRDALGTIARTASDKMTKLAQQRESTRLARMVSNAPINMIVADRDLRMRYLNPKAIETLTQLQAHLPVPVDKMIGQPIDVFHKDPERQRKLLADPSNLPYQGSMRIGPEFIDLVASAIIDDAGEYLGPMLTWKIVTDQHIQAVRESEMLADSNAVNYMLTRLVDASSTEEVVRVALETVRGSFGWAYGSFWHREGEGRTLEFMVESGETTEEFRRATQASRYAIGQGLSGRAWETRDLYFAADLSEIPDCPRAGVARRVGIASAVAIPLQVGGRLVGVMDFLTRERISPSENRLDVLRSIGRLVSSALERVERQARGDQEKRDLEEKVTALMKVAASAASGDLTVKVPVTGTDDLGRLGDAMGAMITDLKGIISQIVDSTRQFAEGSQVIAESATYLSESSQNQAATVEEMSASIEQLGRAIVEINKNAEAARSQAEETWGLARQGGEAVEQAIEAMGLISKSSEQVSDITQVIGEIASQTNLLALNAAIEAARAGEHGLGFAVVADEVRKLAERSSAAAKEITSLIKESSRRVADGSRLSEKAGQSLSTIVKGVEETTDRISMIARATNEQSDSASEVTKAIQDVSGITETNASSAEELSASAEELGAQAESLRQAASGFKV from the coding sequence ATGAGCAACGCCCCCTCCCCCTTCGAGCCCGACGACCGCCCCCAGGAGCCGACCGGGGCCGAGGGGGGCCGTCCCCCGTCCGGTCCCGCCGGGAAGCCCGCCCAGGCCCGACGCAAGGACCGCACCCGGCGACCCCGGCCCGAGCCCGAGCCCGACCCGCTCGCCGTGGCCGAAGACGCCCAGGAGCGGCTGGACGCCTCGGACGCCGACACCCGGGCGATGGTCGAGGCGCTGGCCGCCGTCGTCCGGGCCGAGTCCGCCCAGGAGATCATGCGGGAGGCCCTCGCCGCCGTCCGGGAGGCCTATGGCTGGGACGTGGCCTGCTTCCGGAAGGTCGACCCCAAGGGCGAGTCCCTCGTCTTCGCCGTGGAGGCCGGGTCGACCCCCCCGCCGATGCGGAAGCTCGTCAGGGAGCGGGAACTGAGGCTTGGAGAGGGCGCCTCCGGCCTGGCCTGGAGGCGGTCCGAGGCAGTCTTCATCGAGGACCTGCTGGCCGACCGGCAGGCGGCGAGCGACCGACAGGCCCGGGACGCCGGGCTCAGGGGCATGGCCGCGCTCCCCGTCTCCTGCGAGGGGGAGCTGGCCGGGATCATGGAGTTCGCCTCGGCCGAGCCGATCGAGTTCGGGCCGCTCCGCCGGGATGCGCTGGGGACGATCGCCCGGACCGCCTCCGACAAGATGACGAAGCTGGCCCAGCAGCGGGAGTCGACCCGGCTGGCCCGGATGGTCTCCAACGCGCCGATCAACATGATCGTCGCCGACCGGGACCTCCGCATGCGGTACCTCAATCCCAAGGCGATCGAGACGCTCACCCAGCTCCAGGCGCACCTGCCGGTGCCGGTCGACAAGATGATCGGCCAGCCGATCGACGTCTTCCATAAGGACCCCGAGCGGCAGCGGAAGCTGCTGGCCGACCCGTCGAATCTGCCCTACCAGGGCTCGATGCGGATCGGCCCCGAGTTCATCGACCTGGTCGCCAGCGCGATCATCGACGACGCGGGGGAGTACCTCGGGCCGATGCTGACCTGGAAGATCGTCACCGACCAGCACATCCAGGCGGTCCGGGAGTCGGAGATGCTGGCCGACTCCAACGCCGTCAACTACATGCTCACCCGGCTCGTCGACGCCTCCTCGACCGAGGAGGTCGTGCGGGTGGCCCTGGAGACGGTCCGGGGGTCGTTCGGCTGGGCCTACGGGTCGTTCTGGCACCGGGAGGGGGAGGGCAGGACGCTCGAATTCATGGTCGAGTCGGGCGAGACAACCGAGGAGTTCCGCAGGGCGACCCAGGCGTCCCGCTACGCGATCGGCCAGGGGCTCAGCGGCCGTGCCTGGGAGACCCGGGATCTTTACTTCGCGGCCGACCTCTCGGAGATCCCCGATTGCCCCCGGGCGGGCGTCGCCCGGAGGGTCGGCATCGCCTCGGCGGTGGCCATCCCGCTGCAAGTGGGCGGCCGGCTGGTGGGCGTCATGGATTTCCTCACCCGGGAGCGGATCAGCCCGTCGGAGAACCGCCTGGACGTGCTCCGGAGCATCGGCCGGCTGGTCTCCTCGGCGCTGGAGCGGGTCGAACGCCAGGCGAGGGGCGACCAGGAGAAGCGGGATCTGGAGGAGAAGGTCACCGCGCTGATGAAGGTGGCCGCCTCGGCGGCCTCCGGCGACCTCACGGTGAAGGTGCCGGTGACCGGCACCGACGACCTCGGCCGCCTCGGCGACGCGATGGGGGCGATGATCACCGACCTGAAGGGGATCATCTCCCAGATCGTCGACTCGACCCGGCAGTTCGCCGAGGGCTCCCAGGTCATCGCCGAGAGCGCCACCTACCTGAGCGAGTCGTCGCAGAACCAGGCGGCGACGGTCGAGGAGATGTCGGCCTCGATCGAGCAGCTCGGCCGGGCGATCGTCGAGATCAACAAGAATGCCGAGGCCGCCCGGTCGCAAGCTGAGGAGACCTGGGGCCTGGCCCGGCAGGGGGGCGAGGCCGTCGAGCAGGCGATCGAGGCGATGGGCCTGATCTCCAAGTCCAGCGAGCAGGTCAGCGACATCACCCAGGTGATCGGCGAGATCGCCAGCCAGACCAACCTGCTCGCCCTGAACGCCGCCATCGAGGCCGCCCGGGCCGGCGAGCACGGCCTCGGCTTCGCGGTCGTGGCCGACGAGGTCCGCAAGCTGGCCGAGCGCTCCAGCGCCGCGGCCAAGGAGATCACCTCGTTGATCAAGGAGTCGTCCCGGCGGGTCGCCGACGGCTCCCGGCTCTCGGAGAAGGCGGGGCAGTCGCTCTCCACCATCGTCAAGGGGGTGGAGGAGACGACCGACCGCATCTCGATGATCGCCCGGGCCACCAACGAGCAGTCGGACTCCGCCTCGGAGGTGACCAAGGCGATCCAGGACGTCTCCGGGATCACCGAGACCAACGCCTCCAGCGCCGAGGAATTGTCGGCCAGCGCCGAGGAGCTGGGGGCCCAGGCGGAGTCGCTCCGGCAGGCGGCCTCGGGATTCAAGGTCTGA
- a CDS encoding chemotaxis protein CheW, which translates to MAPAKTQADARTPSPDQPRADGRLLQFVGFRLDRSDYAVAIRRVQEIILMTPITRLPQTPAEVEGLINLRGSVLPVVNLRTRFGLPPREFDDETRIVVVNVGSRTVGLIVDAVSQVMRVAEDQVQPPPPGVASVAVSAISGLVKEGDRLVITLDVDRLCGDLDAEPMPAGPGSGAVPEPGRTP; encoded by the coding sequence ATGGCCCCGGCGAAGACCCAGGCCGACGCCCGGACCCCCTCGCCCGACCAGCCCCGGGCCGACGGCAGGCTCCTGCAATTCGTCGGCTTCCGGCTGGATCGGTCGGATTACGCGGTGGCGATCCGTCGCGTCCAGGAGATCATCCTGATGACGCCGATCACCCGACTGCCGCAGACGCCGGCCGAGGTCGAGGGGCTGATCAACCTGAGGGGCTCGGTGCTGCCGGTCGTCAACCTCCGGACCCGGTTCGGCCTGCCCCCCCGGGAGTTCGACGACGAGACGAGGATCGTCGTGGTGAACGTCGGCAGCCGGACGGTGGGGCTGATCGTCGATGCGGTCTCCCAGGTGATGCGGGTGGCCGAGGACCAGGTGCAGCCGCCCCCCCCCGGGGTCGCCTCCGTGGCCGTCTCGGCGATCTCGGGGCTGGTGAAGGAGGGGGACCGGCTGGTCATCACCCTGGACGTGGACCGGCTCTGCGGCGACCTGGACGCGGAGCCGATGCCGGCGGGCCCGGGGTCCGGGGCCGTCCCCGAGCCCGGGCGGACCCCCTGA
- a CDS encoding fused response regulator/phosphatase, with translation MATGLSEHAVTVLLIDDQPLIGQAVKRMLAEEPDVTFHYCKEPDRALETAIAVRPTIILQDLVLPDIDGLDLVKLYRESEATRDVPVIVLSTREEPKTKADAFALGANDYIVKLPDKLELIARIRHHSKGYINQLQRDEAYRALVASQEALAHDVAEAAHYVQSLLPATMETGSVRADWRFIPSAALGGDTFGYHQVDDDHLAFYLIDVVGHGVGAALLSVSVLNAIRSQSLPQADFKEPGQVITALNDRFEMSRQGDKYFTAWYGVYSPSNRVIRYSGGGHPPALLIPDGGGEMIMLEATGPMVGAFDGLDFETREQRVEGPGLVYLYSDGVFEIEQVDGERWPFQEFLSYITGLARSGSSMDMLIEHIRTLSGKAGFDDDFSIVQLHLDPG, from the coding sequence ATGGCCACCGGCCTGAGCGAACACGCGGTCACGGTCCTGCTCATCGACGACCAGCCCTTGATCGGCCAGGCGGTCAAGCGGATGCTCGCCGAGGAGCCCGACGTGACCTTCCACTACTGCAAGGAGCCGGACCGGGCCCTGGAGACCGCCATCGCGGTGCGGCCGACGATCATCCTCCAGGACCTCGTCCTGCCCGACATCGACGGGCTCGACCTGGTCAAGCTCTACCGGGAGAGCGAGGCGACCCGGGACGTGCCGGTCATCGTCCTCTCGACCCGGGAGGAGCCGAAGACCAAGGCCGACGCCTTCGCCCTGGGGGCCAACGACTACATCGTCAAGCTCCCCGACAAGCTGGAGCTGATCGCCCGGATCCGTCACCACTCGAAGGGATACATCAACCAGCTCCAGCGCGACGAGGCGTACCGGGCGCTGGTCGCCAGCCAGGAGGCCCTGGCCCACGACGTGGCCGAGGCGGCCCACTACGTCCAGTCGCTGCTGCCGGCGACGATGGAGACCGGCTCGGTCCGGGCCGACTGGCGGTTCATCCCCTCGGCCGCCCTGGGGGGGGACACCTTCGGCTACCATCAGGTCGACGACGACCACCTGGCCTTCTACCTGATCGACGTGGTCGGGCACGGGGTCGGCGCCGCCCTGCTGTCGGTCTCGGTCCTCAACGCGATCCGGTCGCAGTCGCTCCCCCAGGCCGACTTCAAGGAGCCGGGCCAGGTCATCACGGCGCTGAACGACCGGTTCGAGATGTCCAGGCAGGGCGACAAGTACTTCACCGCCTGGTACGGGGTCTACTCCCCCTCGAACCGGGTGATCCGCTACTCGGGGGGGGGGCATCCCCCCGCACTGCTCATCCCCGACGGCGGCGGGGAGATGATCATGCTGGAGGCGACCGGGCCGATGGTCGGCGCCTTCGACGGCCTGGACTTCGAGACGAGGGAGCAGCGGGTCGAGGGGCCGGGGCTGGTCTACCTCTACAGCGACGGGGTCTTCGAGATCGAGCAGGTCGACGGCGAGCGTTGGCCCTTCCAGGAGTTCCTCTCCTACATCACCGGGCTGGCCCGATCCGGGTCGAGCATGGATATGCTGATCGAGCACATCCGCACCCTCTCGGGCAAGGCCGGCTTCGACGACGACTTCTCGATCGTCCAGCTCCACCTGGATCCCGGCTGA
- a CDS encoding DUF1501 domain-containing protein, with protein MDHDSRPRGSFCGRTRREFLWQAGMGFPSLGLVDLLSRGGFFPGRARAEGVAPAGYVNPMAPKPPHFGPKAKSVIFLFMYGGPSHVDTFDYKPELFKHDGRTIAVKTKGRGGTKNEGRIVGPKWGFRRHGESGQWVSDLFPHLATCVDDIAFIKSMTADSPLHGSAMLQMNSGKILSGSPCLGSWVTYGLGSENEDLPGFVVSLDPVGGPISGAKNWSSGYMPSSYQGTILRSQGEPIIDLGRPEGVSDATQRHLIDTLNAYNSDHLADRADQSDLAARISSFELAYKMQMAAPEATDVDAEPEETKRLYGLDDPKTDNFGRRCLLARRLVERGVRFVQLYAGGAHNDDNWDAHTDIEANHNFHCGRTDRPIAGLLKDLKRKGLLDETLVVWGGEFGRQPTAEYEKGTGRDHNAYGFTMWMAGGGVRGGTSVGETDELGAAAVSDRFHVKHLHATILHQMGLEPEHLTFFYGGLDQKLVGVEGAEPIRQVI; from the coding sequence ATGGACCACGACTCGCGCCCCCGGGGCTCGTTCTGCGGCCGGACGCGTCGGGAGTTCCTCTGGCAGGCGGGGATGGGCTTCCCCTCGCTCGGGCTGGTCGACCTGCTCTCCCGGGGCGGGTTCTTCCCCGGCCGGGCGAGGGCCGAGGGCGTGGCCCCGGCCGGTTACGTGAACCCGATGGCGCCCAAGCCGCCGCACTTCGGGCCGAAGGCGAAGTCGGTCATCTTCCTGTTCATGTACGGCGGCCCGAGCCACGTCGACACGTTCGACTACAAGCCGGAGCTGTTCAAGCACGACGGCCGGACGATCGCCGTGAAGACCAAGGGCCGGGGCGGCACCAAGAACGAGGGGAGGATCGTCGGCCCGAAGTGGGGGTTCCGGCGGCATGGCGAGTCGGGCCAGTGGGTCAGCGACCTGTTCCCGCACCTGGCGACCTGCGTGGACGACATCGCGTTCATCAAGTCGATGACGGCGGACAGCCCGCTGCACGGCTCGGCGATGCTGCAGATGAACTCGGGGAAGATCCTCAGCGGCAGCCCCTGCCTGGGGAGCTGGGTGACGTACGGGCTGGGATCGGAGAACGAGGACCTGCCCGGGTTCGTCGTCAGCCTCGACCCGGTCGGCGGGCCGATCTCGGGGGCGAAGAACTGGTCGAGCGGCTACATGCCCTCCAGCTACCAGGGGACGATTCTCCGGTCCCAGGGGGAGCCCATCATCGACCTCGGCCGGCCGGAGGGGGTCTCCGACGCGACCCAGCGTCACCTGATCGACACCCTGAACGCCTACAACTCCGACCACCTGGCCGACCGGGCGGACCAGTCCGACCTCGCCGCCCGGATCTCCAGCTTCGAGCTCGCCTACAAGATGCAGATGGCCGCCCCCGAGGCGACCGACGTGGACGCCGAGCCGGAGGAGACGAAGCGGCTCTACGGCCTGGACGACCCGAAGACCGACAACTTCGGCCGGCGTTGCCTGCTGGCCCGGCGGCTGGTCGAGCGCGGCGTGCGGTTCGTGCAACTCTACGCCGGGGGCGCGCACAACGACGACAACTGGGACGCGCACACCGACATCGAGGCGAACCACAATTTCCACTGCGGCCGGACCGACCGGCCGATCGCGGGGCTCCTGAAGGACCTGAAGCGCAAGGGCCTGCTCGACGAGACGCTGGTGGTCTGGGGGGGCGAGTTCGGCCGCCAGCCGACGGCCGAGTACGAGAAGGGGACCGGGCGCGACCATAACGCCTACGGCTTCACCATGTGGATGGCCGGCGGCGGCGTGAGGGGGGGGACCTCGGTGGGGGAGACCGACGAGCTGGGCGCGGCGGCCGTCTCGGACCGCTTCCACGTCAAGCACCTGCACGCGACGATCCTCCACCAGATGGGGCTCGAACCCGAGCACCTGACCTTCTTCTACGGCGGGCTCGACCAGAAGCTCGTCGGCGTGGAGGGGGCCGAGCCGATCCGCCAGGTCATCTGA